A single region of the Triticum dicoccoides isolate Atlit2015 ecotype Zavitan chromosome 2B, WEW_v2.0, whole genome shotgun sequence genome encodes:
- the LOC119362809 gene encoding peroxidase 2-like, giving the protein MANDKLAALVVVALLGCMAHTCQASYGYPNPMPPIPSPTPPTAPALSLNYYSYSCPNAEAIVREAVKNATDNNRGIGAGLIRLFFHDCFVRGCDASVLLDPTTANPEPEKLGIPNFPSLRGFEVIDAAKEKLEKECKEVVSCADIVAFAGRDATFFLSNGMVDFKMPAGRYDGRVSFANETLRDLPPPFANVTVLESMFKAKGLDLDDMVTLSGAHTVGISHCSSFADRLPADPSDPTSMEPTLASSLQQRCNRGGDPVVVQDVVTPRDLDRQYYQNVLDRKVLFKSDAALLSPQTLKAVEHNAKNPGKWERKFKEAMVKMGNIEVKTKANGEIRKQCRFVD; this is encoded by the exons ATGGCTAATGATAAGCTTGCTGCCTTGGTTGTGGTAGCATTGCTCGGTTGTATGGCGCACACATGCCAAGCGAGCTACGGGTATCCCAACCCAATGCCGCCCATCCCAAGCCCGACACCACCTACGGCACCGGCGCTCTCCCTGAACTACTACAGCTATTCCTGCCCTAATGCGGAGGCAATTGTGAGGGAGGCCGTAAAGAACGCCACAGACAACAATCGCGGCATCGGTGCCGGGCTCATCCGCCTCTTCTTCCACGACTGTTTCGTCAGG GGTTGCGATGCCTCGGTTCTCCTAGACCCGACGACGGCCAACCCGGAGCCGGAGAAGCTTGGCATCCCAAACTTCCCTAGCCTCCGCGGCTTCGAGGTGATTGACGCTGCGAAGGAGAAGCTTGAGAAGGAGTGCAAGGAGGTTGTCTCGTGCGCTGACATCGTCGCCTTCGCTGGGCGCGACGCCACCTTCTTCCTCAGCAACGGCATGGTAGACTTCAAGATGCCGGCTGGCCGGTACGACGGGCGTGTGTCTTTCGCCAACGAGACCCTCCGTGACCTGCCCCCTCCTTTCGCCAACGTCACGGTGCTGGAGTCAATGTTCAAAGCCAAGGGGCTCGACCTCGACGACATGGTCACCCTCTCCGGCGCGCACACCGTCGGGATCTCTCACTGCTCGTCCTTCGCTGACCGCCTTCCAGCCGACCCCTCGGACCCCACGTCCATGGAACCCACGTTGGCTAGCTCGCTACAGCAGAGGTGCAACCGCGGTGGTGACCCCGTGGTGGTGCAGGACGTCGTTACCCCCCGTGACCTGGACAGACAGTACTACCAGAACGTACTTGACCGTAAAGTGCTATTCAAATCGGACGCGGCACTGCTGTCGCCGCAGACACTCAAGGCTGTGGAACACAACGCCAAGAACCCCGGGAAGTGGGAGCGAAAGTTCAAGGAGGCAATGGTTAAGATGGGCAACATCGAGGTGAAGACCAAGGCCAACGGGGAGATCAGAAAGCAGTGCCGTTTCGTCGACTAG